Part of the Bacteroidota bacterium genome, TAGTTTTGTTTTCTATTTTTATTTTTACTCGCCTGCGGATTACGCACAGGCAAAAGCAAATCATCGAACAGCAGAAAAAAATTGTTGACCAGAAAAACAAGCACATCACCGACAGCATTAATTACGCCAAGCGGATACAGGATTCCATTCTTCCATCAAAAGAAGAATTATCAAACTGTTTTTCAGGTTACTTCATTTTTTTTCAACCCAGAGAAATTGTGAGCGGTGATTTTTACTGGCTGTCTAATCAAAACGGAAAAACCATTCTTGCTGTTGCCGACTGCACAGGACATGGAGTTCCTGGCGCGTTCATGAGTATGATAGGGAATACTTTATTGAATGAAATTGTGAATGAAAAAAGAATCTTTCAGCCAGCCGAAATTTTAAATCACCTGAACGAGGGAATTGTACACGCTCTTCATCAGGAATCCCGTTCGCAGGATGATGGAATGGATATTTCTGTTTGCCTTTTTGATAATGAGAAAAACAAAATCACTTTTGCGGGAGCCAATCATTCGATGTATGTTGTGCAGAATAATTCCATCGAAGAGATTAAAGGTGATATCTTTTCTATCGGAAGCATGTTCGGAAAGAAAAACTTTTCTTTCACTCAACAGGAAATCGCTCTGCTGAAAAATTCTTCAGTTTATTTTTCGACAGATGGTTTCGCTGACCAGGTGGGGGGAAAGAGTGGAAAGAAATTTCTCGTAAAACAAATGCAGGAACTCCTTGTAAACATTTCTTCACTCAACATAAAAGAGCAGGAAGAAAAAATTAAAAATGCGTTTGAAGAATGGAAAGGAAACTATTCGCAGTTAGATGACGTGCTGGTTGCAGGAATAAAAATTTAATGCGAAACAAATTCAAACGGCACCGTGCTCATCTTTGAAAACCGCTCGCCCGAAGAGAGCATATCCGTATCCTCGCTGTCATAATGCCAATGAATTTTCACTTTGCTTTTCTGAGCAACATCTTCCAGCGAGGAAATTAATCTGAATATCTGCTTTGCCGAAGCTGTATTATAGTATTGAAACCTGAAGTGAAATTCCGTTTGCGCGTTAGGAGCTTTTTCATATTGATTCAGCCATTCGAGAACAGGCGTGTAAAAAGCAATGGCATCTTCGGGGTGCGACCAGCCGGAAATTTCAAGAACATTCTTCGAACTGTCTAAAGTAACAGCGGGAGTGATGTCGTCTTCTGCTTCTATGATCAGGGGATTCATGTTGCTTCTTAATTACTTACAATTCTTTTTGATGGTATCATAAATTTTAAAATAGCCCAGCTCACCCGCTTTACTCCAGTCAGAACAAGCTCCTTTTTTATCTCCTGCCTGAAGTTTTGCAGACCCTCTCTGTGCATATGCCTGATAATCTTTGGGATTGATTTTTATCACTTCCGAAAAATCAACTGCAGCTGATTTATAATCTTTCAGGTTCAGGTAGGACAGCCCCCGGTTAAAGTATGCGTCAGCATAATTCTTATCCAACTCTATCGCTTTCGAAAAATCTTCTATTGAACCAAGAAAGTCTTCAAACTTCGCCTTGAGTTTACCCCTTCCTTTATATGCCTTTGGGTTTTTCGGATTCAGCTCTATCGACTTATTGTAATTCTCCATCGCTTTCTTGTTTTCATTCTGGAGAGCAGAAACTTCCGCTAAATAAAAAAACGCTTCTGGATTTTTCGGATTGAGTTCAACTGCTTTATTCAATTCAACTTCCGCGCCTTCAAAATTGCCTTCGTTAAATTGTGTTATGCCGCTTTTCAGAGAGCCGGCTGAATCAAGTATCTGAGAAATGACGAATGATGAATTACAAATGAAGAATAATGCAGCGAGAATAAATTTGCCTTTTGTATTGAACTCGTACTTCGTCATTCGTAATTCGTAATTCGTAATTTAAAACGGCAGATCATCATCAGGAGTTGGCACCAGTGTTTCATTATTGAAACTTGGCTCTGAAACATTTTCTGCTGAAGAATTATTTTTTGATTTTTCAATCTTGAAAACATCCAGCGAGTTGAAAAATTTAGTTTCTCCCTGCGGGTTTTTCCATTCTCTTCCTTTCAATCCAAAGTGAACGGTGATTTCGTCTCCCACATTTGCATTTTCAATGAGCGAGCATCTGTCCTGTGTAAGCTGAAATAAAATAGTTTGCGGGTAGCTTGCAGCATTATCCGTGAGAACAAATTCTCTTTTTCTGAACCGGTCGGAAACTTTTTGTTCGTTTCCTTTTACTTTGATGGTGCCTGTGTAGGTAAGCATGAGTATTGAGTATTGAGATGTGAGTATTGAGATTTAATTGTCAAGTGAAAGTAATGTTTTCCATCCATCTTCTACCCGCCCTTCATCCAAAAGTTTTTTGGCGATGAAATGAATTTCTTTTTCCGAAGATATGTTTTTTAGGTGTTCGTTTTTATACGATATAATTTCTTCTTTGTTCGGCATTTTTTCAACATTCCCCAATTGCCCGAGATTATTCCCTGTGAGCACGGTGCTGTTTCGGATTTTTTCAGGCAGCGCTTCCACGCCCATTCCCATTCCGGCAGGTTTTATCACTTCAAACAACGCATTGCCCGATGCGCGCACATACCAGTGGGCGCCTAGTCTTCCAACCAAATCAAGTTTTTGCTGGTCAATAAATTCTTTTTCATTCAGCACAGATTCGCTCACATGAATGAGAACCACTTCGCATACCACCAGATTTCCGGCACCGGCATTTTTTCCAAGTTCAATCACTTCTTTCACCTTACATTCCATCTGCACGGGCGATTCTTTCACGCGGGGCGGTTTCACCTGTTCGGACTTGATCATTGTGAATCCGGCTTTCACAAATTCATTTACCCCTTTTGGAAACTCGCTGCTTGAAAGAGATGTTTGATGAACCATATCATACGTCACCACATTAATCACCGCTTCCGGCACTTCCATCACATTGTCGTGCGTGTGTTTGGTGGTATTTGTTCTTCCGCTTCGCGCAGGGGAAAAAACCACCACCGGAGGATTGGTGCTGAACGCATTAAAAAAACTGAAAGGGCTGAGATTTACATTTCCGTTTTTATCCACCGTGCTTACAAACGCAACAGGGCGCGGTGCAATGGCATGAACCAAATATGCCTGCAAGGCAGGAACAGAAATTTCTTTGGGATGAATGGTAAGCATTGGTAAAAAAGCAGGAACGAAAATAAGAAAAAAGCATTGTGCTTTTTCGACATTTGAAAAAAGAAAACCATGAAAAATAAGGCGGACTCCTGCTGGCTACTGTATCACCACTTTTTGAACGTTACAACATCTTCCTTCAGAAGTAGTAACCTCCACCAAAAACAATCCCTTGCCGAAACCAGAAACATCCACCTCAATTCTTTTCTCAAACTTTTTCTCTGCAACTTTTTGTCCGAGTGGGTTGGTAATACGTGCAATAAAGTTTTTGTTCTCTTCTGTTTCTATAGTGATGTTGTTTTTGGCGGGGTTGGGAAAAACTTTGAATTTGATTTGCCCCGTTATTTCATTCACCCCTGAATTAGGGCAAAGATTCCCTGACCATTTTACAATATGGCGGGCAGGTATTGTCGCTACCGTATCAAAATATCCTCCTATATAAAGTTCTCCATTGTAAACTTCCATTGACTTAACTGTGCTGTTGGGACCCGGTATTATTGCGCACCAATAAGTGCCATCCCATGTTGCTAAAATTGTATCTGTATTAGAACCGGTAGTCCAAAATCCACCAACTACCAGTTTATTTTGATACATTGCCATTCCGTTAGCACCATTAGTAATTCCCATGCCCGGAGCAGATAAATTAATGCCATCCCATTTTGCAACAGACCAGCAGGGAATTCCAGCCACATCGGTAATTCCCCCCCCCATGTATAGCACATCATTTATTGAATCTACCACAAGGGAAGAAACCTGACCTCCTATTTTTCCACCTGTGGAATCCCATTTCGTTCCATTCCATCTTACGAGGTTGTAATAATTATTTGGCCCCCCGGGCAATCCAAGCATTCCTCCGACATATAATTCTCCTTTGTATACCGTCATGCAATATACGTCTTCATTATTGGGGAACCCTGTTCCAACATTTTTCCATTGTGTTCCATCCCAGCGTGCAATGCTTGCTGCATTTACACCTCCCATGTTTTGGAATTTGCCTCCCACATATAACTCTCCGTTATAAACAGCCATAGCATTGATCTCCCAAATGTCATTAGGACCTCCTGCTCCCACGCATGACCAACTTGTGTCATTCCATTTAGCAATGTTGAAGGAACAGGGTATTTGTGGTGGTGGTCCCAATGATTGTCCACCTCCTGCAAATAATTCATTATTATAAACCGCTAATGAAAATGGACTTCCATTATTGTCAAATCCAGATCCAAGGGAATCTATATTTGTTCCATCATAAGAGCAAATACCACCATAATTATATCCCCACATATCCAGTGTTATATACAATTTTCCATTCCATTCCTGAAAATCATAAATGGGATAGCCAACGGATCCGCTGCCGATTGCGGACCACTGGGCAAAAGAGGTAAAAGGTAATAGGTAACAGGTAAGAATTATAGTTATCTTTTTCATTTCACTTGCTTTATTTATTATTGATTAACACCATTTTTTTATTCTGTACCCTTATTCCGTCCATTTCCATACTATAATAATAAACTCCGCTTGCCCAGTTTTCTGTTTTCACTTCTATAAAGTTAAAGCCCTCTTTCAATAAATAAGTGTTTAGCAATGTGCCTTTCACATCATATATTTTTATGTACCCACCGCTGTTCCCGGGTAAATTGTACGGGATAATAGTGAGATTTGAAAAAGGATTAGGATAATTTTCTCCGAGATAAGAATCTGATTCGACAACATTATGCACTGCTTCTGCCGATGAAGAAATTCCTTGTTCGCGGAAAGAAGAAGGACAGGTTTCGTTAAAAACCAATTGCAGAATGGAACAGGCATTAGCGCGTGCAAGAGAAGCGGACATGCCTGCAATGTTTCTCACCAATTGCTCCTGTGCAGAATCCATATCAAACACGGATAAACTATCCATCTCCAGTTCAAGAAGCATTCGGTGCAAATCAATAAATGCCTGTTCTTCGGGTATGGAAGCAGTCATGCTGTTTAATTTGGTTTCCGCTTCAGTTAACATTCCCTCATTTAAGTAAGTTGCAACAAGAGTTTGGTCTGCATCCAGTGTATGTTCGGCTTCAAGCAGAGTAATTGCAGTATTTGCTGAATCTGCCTGAACGTAATAAGAAACTAAATCATTCAATGCCAACTGGCGCTGGTTATCGGATGAAGCAAGTTCGCGGCTGATGGCAGTAAGTGTGCGAAACGCCTGACTTCCCTGTGCGTCTTTTATCTGTTTTGAAATCCCTGATGGCATTGAGGCAAGTTTTGCCAGCAAGGCAGGGCGCACATCATCCGATACCGGAGAATTGGGAATAATTACCTCCTTGAAAATTCCGTGTGCAGTATTTTTTCGGTTAATGAAAGCAATAAGCACCTGATCTGATAGGAAAGAATTATTCAGCAGCATATTTTTCAAATTTCCATCGGAAGTGTTTCCGCTGATGGCTGAAAGCAATTGGGCTGTCTGACCTTTATCAAGATTAGCAAACACATTAGTAAATTCAAGTTGCAAACTGCTGATGCGATTGGACAAATTACTCAACTGTGCAATGCGACAGGCGGGATTGCCAGAGCATGGGTCATTGCAGGAAGTTTGAGTATGTGTAAACGGCTGGGGGCTTACACTAATTAATGCAGGGCTGTTTGTTACATCCGGCTCAATACAAAGCCCGCATCCTGGAACAGTAGAATTAATATGCCTGTAATAAATAAATGAATTAGTGACAGAACCGATTTGTTTTTTAGGTATAGACGCTCCTAAATCAAATATGTTTCCTGCCGGATCATAGGCAGATAAAACAGGAAGATAGCCCTGATTGGCAAGCAGACTATTTATGCTGTTGCTCCAATTAATAAGATAATTTGCAGATACAGGATTATTAAATTTATTGCAGCGAATCTGTAACTTGGAATTATTCTGATTAAGATTGATGCTCGTCTGGCACTCGGTAAAAATATTTCCGGTTTGCTCCCATCCAATCAGAGATCCTCCTCCCTGCCACGAATGATCTGCATTTATGCCCACCTGCCAGCGGAAAAAATCATTGTCCAAAACCTTGTAATTAGAAGCCGCAGCCATTGTAAGAGCATAGAGATTCATGGCTTGAGAGGAAAAATTTGAAGGGTCGTGAAACTTATTCCTTTTTATCTGGTCATATTTACCTGCATGCATCTCTACTGCAGCGCCAATAATATCATTAAATGTATTGCTTTGTATCAGGTTACCAAAAAATCCTGAATTGTAATAAAATCCACGAATACAAAAAACCAGATTTGTAAAGGAATTGCCGTTACCAGGAATATTTTTTTTAATCTCGCTTTGCGCGTCATATAGTAGTATTCCGTCTCCGGCAGTATTGAAAGTATTATCCCAGAACTTTACATTTTTTACTCCCCACAGGTATCCAAACCATGGGGTGCGTCCAATTGAATTTGCAGGGGCATAATAAGGATTATTTACGTTTGGATAAAAGGGGTTGGAAATAGAATAATTATACCTTGGATCAATTAAAGTACCACCAGTAAAAGAACATTGCTTAATTAAACTGCTATTTAATTTGTTATAAGGAAGAAAGTGAACGCTTTCAGCATTTTTATTAAACACACTTTGATTAGCGATAATTATTCCACCGCTGCGGGTAATATCCCAAGGACTTTTTTTGCAAAGAGTATTCTGAAACGGGAAACAAATTCTTGTTTTTCCAAGCAGCACACCTATATGCGCGTTTTCTATTGTTGCTCCTGCATTCATAGTAATTTTTCCTTGTCCTAAAGAATTAGAACTATTATTTGTTGGCACACCCCATACTTCTACACCTTGCCACATCACGGGACAAGGTATGGAAGTTAATTTTGAATTTGTCTGCAAGACAAGTTGCGCTCCATTGATTGAGGTGCTGCCATTCTCAATAATTATTTTCCCCATCGGACCGAATTGTATGATAACTCCGGGTTTTACCGTAAGTGTAGCAGGCGCTTTTACAATTACCGGAGCAGCAATTACTAAATTACTTGCCCATACTGTATTTGAAGTATAAGTAACTGTAGTAGTAAAACCGGGAGTGTAATTTGTATTCGTTGTGTTTGCACAGCAATCAGGACCGATATAAATTACTTGCTGTATGGATGTTGTTCCACATGCATTTGTTGCAGTGAGAATGACAGGATAAAATCCCGGAGAGGAATAAGTATGTGAAGGATTTTTCTGAGAAGATATATTATTAGCACCAGATGCTGGGTCTCCGAAATTCCATTGCCAGCCGGTTGCTAATGAGCCAGTGAAAGTAAAACTAACGGGACTTGTTACACATAAATTAACTGCTAAAGGAGAAAAATTAAAATTAACAACAGGAGGTAAATTGTTTGAGCCAATAGTTGTATTTGCTGTTTTCGTACAACCAGCCGCATCTGTAACGGTTACAATATAAGATGAACCTGCACAGAGTCCAATTACTGTTGGTCCAGTTTGTACAGGAACTGTATTCCAAGAAAATGTAAATGGTGCAGTGCCACCACTTGTTACACTTGCTGTTGCTGTTCCATCGCAAAAACCTGCACAAGAAGCATTAGAACTAGTAATACCAATTGTAAAACAACCACCATTGTATTCCCAAAAATCGTTTTTGCTACCACTATAACCCCACCCAGTTCCAATATATCCTTTATTCCCTATAGAAAATCCTGATGCATCTAGTCGAGGTACTCCACCAAAATTTGCCTTTTGTATCCATACATTTATTGAAGGGTCATATTCCCAGAAATCGTTTGTATAAATATTATCATTATACCCCGCTCCAATGTAGCCTTTATTGCATACTGGAATCGAAAAACCAATTGCACCTTGTCTATTACCACCACCAAAATTTGCTTTTTGTGTCCAGACATTTGTTGAAGGGTTATATTCCCAGAAATCGTCATAACCCGGAGCAGTCGGATACGTGTTGTGAGGTGTACCTGTTCCTATATATCCTTTTGCTCCTATCGAAAAGCCAACAGAAGCCCATCGTGCTGTTCCACCAAAATTTGCTTTTTGTGTCCAAGTATTTGTTGAAGGGTCATATTCCCAAAAATCGTTTTTTATAGCTAGTTGACCAGCTCCCGTTCCAATATACCCTTTATTGCCTATTGAAAATCCTACTGCCTTAAATCTTCCATCTCCACCAAAATTTGCTTTTTGTGTCCATGTATTTGTTGAAGGATCATATTCCCAGAAGTCGTTATTAAAACTAGTACTAGCATCCCATCCCGTTCCAATATACCCTTTGTTACCTATGGAAAATCCTACAGCAGCCAATCTTCCTGTTCCACCAAAATTTGCTTTCTGAGTCCATGTATCAGTTACCTGATCCCATTCCCAGAAATCATTATAATATGTAAGTGTACTCCACAAGGATCCCGTCCCGATATATCCTTTATTGCCAATTGAAAAACCAA contains:
- a CDS encoding DUF1987 domain-containing protein codes for the protein MNPLIIEAEDDITPAVTLDSSKNVLEISGWSHPEDAIAFYTPVLEWLNQYEKAPNAQTEFHFRFQYYNTASAKQIFRLISSLEDVAQKSKVKIHWHYDSEDTDMLSSGERFSKMSTVPFEFVSH
- a CDS encoding tetratricopeptide repeat protein, producing the protein MTKYEFNTKGKFILAALFFICNSSFVISQILDSAGSLKSGITQFNEGNFEGAEVELNKAVELNPKNPEAFFYLAEVSALQNENKKAMENYNKSIELNPKNPKAYKGRGKLKAKFEDFLGSIEDFSKAIELDKNYADAYFNRGLSYLNLKDYKSAAVDFSEVIKINPKDYQAYAQRGSAKLQAGDKKGACSDWSKAGELGYFKIYDTIKKNCK
- a CDS encoding DUF3127 domain-containing protein, translating into MLTYTGTIKVKGNEQKVSDRFRKREFVLTDNAASYPQTILFQLTQDRCSLIENANVGDEITVHFGLKGREWKNPQGETKFFNSLDVFKIEKSKNNSSAENVSEPSFNNETLVPTPDDDLPF
- a CDS encoding flavin reductase family protein, with product MLTIHPKEISVPALQAYLVHAIAPRPVAFVSTVDKNGNVNLSPFSFFNAFSTNPPVVVFSPARSGRTNTTKHTHDNVMEVPEAVINVVTYDMVHQTSLSSSEFPKGVNEFVKAGFTMIKSEQVKPPRVKESPVQMECKVKEVIELGKNAGAGNLVVCEVVLIHVSESVLNEKEFIDQQKLDLVGRLGAHWYVRASGNALFEVIKPAGMGMGVEALPEKIRNSTVLTGNNLGQLGNVEKMPNKEEIISYKNEHLKNISSEKEIHFIAKKLLDEGRVEDGWKTLLSLDN
- a CDS encoding T9SS type A sorting domain-containing protein; the protein is MKKITIILTCYLLPFTSFAQWSAIGSGSVGYPIYDFQEWNGKLYITLDMWGYNYGGICSYDGTNIDSLGSGFDNNGSPFSLAVYNNELFAGGGQSLGPPPQIPCSFNIAKWNDTSWSCVGAGGPNDIWEINAMAVYNGELYVGGKFQNMGGVNAASIARWDGTQWKNVGTGFPNNEDVYCMTVYKGELYVGGMLGLPGGPNNYYNLVRWNGTKWDSTGGKIGGQVSSLVVDSINDVLYMGGGITDVAGIPCWSVAKWDGINLSAPGMGITNGANGMAMYQNKLVVGGFWTTGSNTDTILATWDGTYWCAIIPGPNSTVKSMEVYNGELYIGGYFDTVATIPARHIVKWSGNLCPNSGVNEITGQIKFKVFPNPAKNNITIETEENKNFIARITNPLGQKVAEKKFEKRIEVDVSGFGKGLFLVEVTTSEGRCCNVQKVVIQ
- a CDS encoding PKD domain-containing protein, producing MKRIYYLVIAEIFVAITLLPVYSFAQKIAAGDVHSMKLCSDGTVMAWGYNGSGQLGDGTTTNSNIPVQVSGLTGITSIETGFQQSLALKNNGTVWAWGWNAYGQLGDGTTTDRTTPVQVIGLTGISFIASAVAPAVAGGGYHSMALKNDGTVWAWGYNGDGALGDGTNTDRLTPVQVSGLTGIIAISTEAYHSLALKNDGTVWAWGRNTYGALGDGTTTNSNIPVQVSGLTGVTSVKGGGYFSLALQTDGTVWAWGYNLEGQLGDGTAINRTTPVQVSGLTGVAAVNGGDYHSLALKNDGTIWTWGRNSNGQLGDGTTTNRTTPVQVSGLTGIAAIAAGWLHSAALKNDGTMWAWGWNFYGQLGDGTTTDRTTPVQVIGLCTPTGSSCANAVDLGSSDTCANNITMSDSVMWFRFVADSQFVKISITLSVSSHIQKAFLYNDCVSSFQIASDYIIFTTDNILELFGEGLAIGNTYYIKLESFSTNFSVVSICTQNLPNSSIKANSACDNWTQKANFGASVRSYAVGFSIGNKGYIGTGSLWSTLTYYNDFWEWDQVTDTWTQKANFGGTGRLAAVGFSIGNKGYIGTGWDASTSFNNDFWEYDPSTNTWTQKANFGGDGRFKAVGFSIGNKGYIGTGAGQLAIKNDFWEYDPSTNTWTQKANFGGTARWASVGFSIGAKGYIGTGTPHNTYPTAPGYDDFWEYNPSTNVWTQKANFGGGNRQGAIGFSIPVCNKGYIGAGYNDNIYTNDFWEYDPSINVWIQKANFGGVPRLDASGFSIGNKGYIGTGWGYSGSKNDFWEYNGGCFTIGITSSNASCAGFCDGTATASVTSGGTAPFTFSWNTVPVQTGPTVIGLCAGSSYIVTVTDAAGCTKTANTTIGSNNLPPVVNFNFSPLAVNLCVTSPVSFTFTGSLATGWQWNFGDPASGANNISSQKNPSHTYSSPGFYPVILTATNACGTTSIQQVIYIGPDCCANTTNTNYTPGFTTTVTYTSNTVWASNLVIAAPVIVKAPATLTVKPGVIIQFGPMGKIIIENGSTSINGAQLVLQTNSKLTSIPCPVMWQGVEVWGVPTNNSSNSLGQGKITMNAGATIENAHIGVLLGKTRICFPFQNTLCKKSPWDITRSGGIIIANQSVFNKNAESVHFLPYNKLNSSLIKQCSFTGGTLIDPRYNYSISNPFYPNVNNPYYAPANSIGRTPWFGYLWGVKNVKFWDNTFNTAGDGILLYDAQSEIKKNIPGNGNSFTNLVFCIRGFYYNSGFFGNLIQSNTFNDIIGAAVEMHAGKYDQIKRNKFHDPSNFSSQAMNLYALTMAAASNYKVLDNDFFRWQVGINADHSWQGGGSLIGWEQTGNIFTECQTSINLNQNNSKLQIRCNKFNNPVSANYLINWSNSINSLLANQGYLPVLSAYDPAGNIFDLGASIPKKQIGSVTNSFIYYRHINSTVPGCGLCIEPDVTNSPALISVSPQPFTHTQTSCNDPCSGNPACRIAQLSNLSNRISSLQLEFTNVFANLDKGQTAQLLSAISGNTSDGNLKNMLLNNSFLSDQVLIAFINRKNTAHGIFKEVIIPNSPVSDDVRPALLAKLASMPSGISKQIKDAQGSQAFRTLTAISRELASSDNQRQLALNDLVSYYVQADSANTAITLLEAEHTLDADQTLVATYLNEGMLTEAETKLNSMTASIPEEQAFIDLHRMLLELEMDSLSVFDMDSAQEQLVRNIAGMSASLARANACSILQLVFNETCPSSFREQGISSSAEAVHNVVESDSYLGENYPNPFSNLTIIPYNLPGNSGGYIKIYDVKGTLLNTYLLKEGFNFIEVKTENWASGVYYYSMEMDGIRVQNKKMVLINNK